In Halorubrum sp. BV1, the following proteins share a genomic window:
- the psmB gene encoding archaeal proteasome endopeptidase complex subunit beta — protein sequence MRSPTGDLSSSPVDELGRDQPVFGPEIGEFEHSERRAAQADGEGEMKTGTTTVGIRTADGVVMATDMRASMGGMVSSKDVQKVEEVHPRGALTIAGSVSAAQNLISTLKAETSLYETRRGKDMSMEALSTLTGNLLRTGAFFIVQPILGGVDDDGAHIYSIDALGGTTEEEYTVTGSGSQYALGVLEQEYHDDLTVDEAKSVAAKAIQSAVERDLASGNGINVAVVTDEGVDITRYKEFDELL from the coding sequence ATGCGATCACCGACTGGCGATCTCTCCAGCAGCCCGGTCGACGAGTTGGGCCGCGACCAGCCCGTCTTCGGACCGGAGATCGGCGAGTTCGAACACAGCGAGCGCCGTGCGGCACAGGCCGACGGCGAAGGCGAGATGAAAACCGGCACGACGACCGTCGGCATCCGCACCGCCGACGGCGTCGTGATGGCGACCGACATGCGCGCCTCGATGGGCGGCATGGTCTCTTCGAAGGACGTTCAGAAGGTCGAGGAGGTCCATCCCCGCGGCGCGCTCACCATCGCCGGATCCGTCTCGGCGGCTCAGAACCTGATCTCCACGCTCAAAGCCGAGACGAGCCTCTACGAGACCCGTCGCGGCAAGGACATGTCGATGGAGGCGCTCTCGACGCTCACCGGCAACCTCCTCCGGACGGGCGCGTTCTTCATCGTCCAGCCGATCTTGGGCGGCGTCGACGACGACGGCGCACACATCTACTCCATTGACGCCCTCGGCGGCACGACCGAAGAGGAGTACACCGTCACCGGCTCCGGCTCGCAGTACGCCCTCGGTGTCTTAGAACAGGAGTACCACGACGACCTCACCGTCGACGAGGCGAAGAGCGTCGCCGCCAAGGCGATCCAGTCCGCCGTCGAGCGCGACCTCGCGTCCGGCAACGGGATCAACGTCGCCGTCGTCACCGACGAGGGCGTCGACATCACCCGCTACAAGGAGTTCGACGAGCTGCTGTAG
- a CDS encoding uracil-DNA glycosylase family protein, which translates to MQNVTDRTRNPFGMRPDCQTYVPGYGDANADFHLVGDHPGVHGGVETGVPFTGEPWSAAFLSALTDAGLIAGFDSDAASAANETPVRTERSFFSYLHMCAAAGTPSEDDYADMERFFDAELRAIAAHVLLPVGARATDHVLRQYTAQAQTTDVDMQSLHAEEILGSGWLVVPIRDPAQWADGDADRLVDSLRELQSTDFRRESDLGRFIAGSDPYLVR; encoded by the coding sequence GTGCAGAACGTTACGGACCGGACCCGCAACCCGTTCGGGATGCGGCCCGACTGTCAGACGTACGTTCCCGGCTACGGCGACGCCAACGCGGACTTTCACCTCGTCGGCGACCACCCTGGCGTCCACGGCGGCGTCGAGACGGGCGTCCCGTTCACCGGCGAACCGTGGTCTGCAGCCTTCCTGTCGGCGTTGACCGACGCCGGGCTGATCGCGGGGTTCGATTCTGACGCCGCGTCAGCGGCCAACGAGACGCCGGTTCGAACCGAGCGGTCGTTCTTCTCGTACCTCCACATGTGTGCGGCGGCGGGAACGCCGAGCGAGGACGACTACGCCGACATGGAGCGGTTCTTCGACGCGGAACTCCGAGCGATCGCGGCCCACGTTCTGCTCCCGGTCGGCGCGCGGGCGACTGACCACGTCCTCCGACAGTACACCGCGCAGGCGCAGACGACCGACGTCGACATGCAATCGCTCCACGCCGAGGAGATCCTCGGCTCCGGCTGGCTCGTCGTCCCGATCAGAGACCCCGCCCAGTGGGCGGACGGCGACGCGGACCGGCTCGTCGACTCGCTCCGGGAGCTTCAGTCGACCGACTTCCGCCGAGAGAGCGACCTCGGTCGGTTCATCGCCGGCAGCGATCCGTATCTGGTCAGATGA
- a CDS encoding asparagine synthase C-terminal domain-containing protein: MTRTPTLRGAPADRVREALRTRDPLPGGRGFAGRIADPPGRSGPVLVRDVLGREPIFVDRGATPETDRDPPTSDRDPTAPTNWSFDRHDLDDPVSVPAGGVASAEGTERVWTLPDDGPVDPDAGQATVDAALDDVLADLARDGGSDDGAGGGSGGESEAGNLAVAFSGGVDSGVVAAAVPNAPRYVAGFEGCHDIAAAREAAAAADRAVDLRVVEITHEELIRAVRAVAHATGRRNPMDVAIAVPLYLVAEAAAEDGFDRLAVGQGADELFGGYSKVVDPADDHRVDADTVRGARTETVRTLPDQLERDVLAIRAAGTEPVAPLLDDRIVDAALALPGALLSAGGERKIALRRAAAGRVPESVRVADKKAVQYGTYASRELDRLARQAGFKRRMDDHVGRYLDELVSDG; the protein is encoded by the coding sequence ATGACGCGGACGCCCACGCTCCGCGGCGCGCCGGCCGACCGCGTTCGGGAGGCCCTCAGGACGCGCGACCCGCTTCCAGGCGGCCGCGGCTTCGCGGGACGGATCGCCGATCCTCCCGGTCGGTCCGGCCCCGTCCTCGTCCGCGACGTGCTCGGCCGCGAGCCGATCTTCGTCGACCGCGGCGCGACGCCCGAGACCGACCGTGACCCACCCACTTCCGACCGCGATCCGACCGCTCCGACCAACTGGAGCTTCGACCGGCACGATCTCGACGATCCGGTGTCAGTTCCCGCCGGCGGCGTCGCGTCCGCCGAGGGGACGGAGCGCGTCTGGACCCTCCCCGACGACGGACCCGTCGATCCGGACGCCGGGCAGGCGACCGTTGACGCCGCGCTCGACGACGTCCTCGCCGACCTCGCTCGCGACGGCGGTTCGGACGACGGAGCCGGCGGCGGTTCGGGCGGCGAGAGCGAGGCCGGCAACCTCGCCGTCGCGTTCTCCGGCGGCGTCGACTCCGGCGTCGTCGCCGCCGCGGTGCCGAACGCTCCCCGCTACGTCGCCGGATTCGAGGGGTGTCACGACATCGCGGCAGCGCGCGAGGCGGCCGCGGCGGCCGACCGAGCGGTCGACCTCCGTGTCGTCGAGATCACGCACGAGGAGCTGATCCGCGCCGTCCGCGCGGTCGCTCACGCGACGGGGCGACGGAACCCGATGGATGTCGCAATCGCGGTCCCGCTGTACCTCGTGGCCGAGGCGGCCGCCGAAGACGGGTTCGATCGACTCGCGGTCGGACAGGGCGCAGACGAGCTGTTCGGCGGCTACAGCAAGGTCGTCGATCCGGCCGACGACCACCGCGTCGACGCGGACACCGTCCGCGGGGCGCGGACCGAGACGGTCCGCACGCTCCCGGACCAGCTCGAACGGGACGTGCTCGCGATCCGGGCCGCGGGAACGGAGCCGGTCGCACCCCTTCTCGACGACCGGATCGTCGACGCCGCGCTCGCGCTCCCCGGAGCGCTCCTGTCCGCCGGCGGCGAGCGGAAGATCGCCCTGCGCCGCGCCGCGGCGGGCCGCGTCCCGGAGTCGGTTCGTGTCGCCGACAAGAAGGCGGTCCAGTACGGGACGTACGCTTCGCGCGAACTCGACCGACTCGCGCGGCAGGCGGGGTTCAAGCGGCGGATGGACGACCACGTCGGGCGGTATCTCGACGAGCTGGTGAGTGACGGCTGA
- a CDS encoding PHP domain-containing protein, with amino-acid sequence MLSVELHAHSALSYDGRDPVDLLLEQAAGVGLDALAVTDHDEIDASIEAAEKAADYGLVGIVGMEVTCAAGHVLAFGIDERVESGLPFDETLDRIREMGGIAVVPHPFQKSRHGVAAHISDERLASADALEVYNSRLFTGRSNRQAETFAIRHGLPMTAGSDAHISEMVGQAVTEVAAEERSADAILDAIREGRTSVVGKRTPWRVSLRQFGGGAKRRALRALRGLR; translated from the coding sequence GTGCTATCGGTCGAGCTGCACGCGCACTCGGCGCTCTCGTACGACGGGCGCGACCCGGTCGACCTCCTCTTGGAGCAGGCGGCCGGCGTCGGCCTCGACGCGCTCGCCGTCACGGACCACGACGAGATCGACGCCAGCATCGAGGCGGCCGAGAAGGCCGCCGACTACGGGCTCGTCGGCATCGTCGGCATGGAGGTGACCTGCGCGGCGGGCCACGTCCTCGCGTTCGGCATCGACGAGCGCGTCGAGAGCGGCCTCCCCTTCGACGAGACGCTTGACCGCATCCGCGAGATGGGCGGTATCGCGGTCGTTCCCCATCCCTTCCAGAAGTCCCGCCACGGCGTCGCCGCTCACATCTCCGACGAGCGACTGGCGAGCGCCGACGCCCTCGAAGTGTACAACTCCCGGCTGTTCACCGGCCGCTCGAACCGACAGGCGGAGACGTTCGCGATACGCCACGGACTCCCGATGACCGCCGGAAGCGACGCGCACATCTCCGAGATGGTCGGACAGGCGGTGACCGAGGTCGCGGCCGAGGAGCGGTCCGCCGACGCGATCCTCGACGCGATCCGGGAGGGGCGGACCAGCGTCGTCGGAAAGCGGACGCCGTGGCGCGTCTCGCTCCGGCAGTTCGGTGGCGGCGCGAAGCGACGCGCGCTCCGCGCGCTCCGGGGGCTTCGCTGA
- a CDS encoding Na+/H+ antiporter NhaC family protein translates to MINPPDDDSTDRTDDAPTGDAPRGDEPRSGGGGAETTTDDEPVAVADGGFADDPDAAVGPRISFYGGKWASTIPLVVFILWAIFQSGVLGIGDTNGLVIGALLGTILGMFFVRGDWKAYANTIFEGMTQRVAATAIVAWLWAGMFAETLQVGGFVEGLIYAADALNVGAATFPAAAFVLCGLLATGIGTGYGATVAFVTLFFPAGVLIGANPVLLFAAILSGAVFGDNLAPVSDTTIVSAVTQNADIGGVVASRFKYAILAAVPAFVAYLVMGSVLSGASLEGAAALRESATAPGLVHLISMGVVIATAVAGRHIVEAISWGLIVAIAFNLAFGLSSVSDILVFTVTEQGAFSSLPFVAVGETAGVGGSLYAGAIGFFPLIVLTLLIVGMARIMIRGGGFEAILEFLLNSVATTVRRAEVTMVLGTAAINGMITINTAAEIAIAPYIARIGEKFNINGYRRANILDANTSALGYIFPWAGGVLVGYQVMVGPNGLGAEYGPEMVVNPIQAVPYVFHGWFLVIVFLIAAVTGFGREYIPDRTSEEVSRA, encoded by the coding sequence ATGATCAACCCACCCGACGACGATTCGACGGATCGAACCGACGACGCGCCAACGGGCGACGCGCCGCGCGGCGACGAACCACGGAGCGGCGGTGGCGGAGCCGAGACGACCACCGACGACGAGCCGGTCGCCGTCGCGGACGGCGGGTTCGCGGACGACCCGGACGCCGCGGTCGGCCCGCGGATCTCCTTTTACGGCGGGAAGTGGGCCAGCACGATCCCGCTCGTCGTGTTCATCCTCTGGGCGATCTTCCAGAGCGGCGTCCTCGGCATCGGCGACACCAACGGCCTCGTGATCGGCGCGCTTCTCGGCACCATCCTCGGGATGTTCTTCGTGCGCGGCGACTGGAAGGCGTACGCGAACACCATCTTCGAGGGGATGACCCAGCGCGTCGCGGCCACGGCGATCGTCGCGTGGCTGTGGGCGGGCATGTTCGCTGAGACGCTGCAGGTCGGCGGGTTCGTCGAGGGACTCATCTACGCCGCCGACGCGTTGAACGTCGGGGCGGCGACGTTCCCGGCGGCCGCGTTCGTCCTCTGTGGCCTGCTCGCGACGGGGATCGGGACCGGCTACGGCGCGACCGTCGCGTTCGTGACGTTGTTTTTCCCCGCGGGCGTCCTCATCGGCGCGAACCCCGTCCTGCTCTTCGCCGCGATTCTGTCGGGTGCCGTCTTCGGTGACAACCTCGCGCCCGTGAGCGACACCACGATCGTGAGCGCGGTGACGCAAAACGCCGACATCGGCGGCGTGGTCGCCTCGCGGTTCAAGTACGCGATCCTCGCCGCGGTGCCCGCGTTCGTCGCGTACCTCGTGATGGGGTCCGTCCTCTCCGGCGCGAGCCTTGAAGGCGCGGCCGCGCTCCGCGAGTCCGCGACCGCGCCCGGACTGGTCCACCTGATCTCGATGGGCGTGGTCATCGCGACCGCGGTCGCCGGTCGCCACATCGTCGAGGCGATCTCGTGGGGGCTGATCGTCGCGATCGCGTTCAACCTCGCGTTCGGGCTCTCTTCCGTGTCCGACATCCTCGTGTTCACGGTGACCGAACAGGGCGCGTTCAGCTCGCTCCCGTTCGTCGCCGTCGGCGAGACGGCGGGCGTCGGCGGGAGCCTCTACGCCGGTGCGATCGGCTTTTTCCCGCTCATCGTCCTCACCCTCCTGATCGTCGGGATGGCGCGGATCATGATCCGCGGCGGCGGCTTCGAGGCGATCTTGGAGTTCCTGTTGAACTCCGTCGCGACGACCGTCCGCCGCGCCGAGGTGACGATGGTGCTCGGCACCGCCGCGATCAACGGCATGATAACGATCAACACGGCGGCCGAGATCGCGATCGCGCCGTACATCGCGCGGATCGGCGAGAAGTTCAACATCAACGGCTACCGACGGGCGAACATTCTCGACGCCAACACGTCGGCGCTCGGGTACATCTTCCCGTGGGCCGGCGGCGTCCTCGTCGGCTATCAGGTGATGGTCGGGCCGAACGGCCTCGGCGCGGAGTACGGCCCCGAGATGGTCGTCAACCCGATACAGGCCGTGCCGTACGTCTTCCACGGCTGGTTCCTCGTGATCGTCTTCCTGATCGCCGCCGTGACCGGCTTCGGGCGGGAGTACATCCCGGACCGGACCTCCGAGGAGGTGTCGCGCGCATGA
- a CDS encoding 30S ribosomal protein S15, protein MARMHTRRRGSSGSDKPATDENPEWSDVDAEDIESRVVELAEQGHDPSVIGLKLRDEGVKGVPVPDVKLATGKKLTEILEEHDADSEYPEDLRNLMAQAVRLREHMEENGQDYQNKRALQNTESKIRRLANYYRGDEIDEEFTYTYERAAELLADE, encoded by the coding sequence ATGGCACGAATGCACACGCGCCGTCGCGGTTCGTCCGGTTCGGACAAGCCGGCGACGGACGAGAACCCGGAGTGGAGCGACGTCGACGCGGAGGACATCGAGTCCCGCGTCGTCGAACTAGCGGAGCAGGGCCACGACCCAAGCGTCATCGGACTCAAACTCCGTGACGAGGGCGTCAAGGGCGTCCCGGTCCCCGACGTGAAGCTGGCGACCGGCAAGAAGCTCACCGAGATCCTCGAAGAGCACGACGCCGACTCGGAGTACCCCGAGGACCTCCGCAACCTGATGGCACAGGCCGTCCGCCTGCGCGAGCACATGGAAGAGAACGGCCAGGACTACCAGAACAAGCGCGCGCTCCAGAACACCGAGTCGAAGATCCGCCGTCTCGCGAACTACTACCGCGGCGACGAGATCGACGAGGAGTTCACGTACACCTACGAGCGCGCCGCAGAGCTACTCGCCGACGAGTAA
- a CDS encoding KEOPS complex subunit Pcc1, with protein sequence MTVTGSDSSRTAIVRTTHADAALVAAALAPDDTESMATRVDGDAIACEIERETTGGLQSTVDDYVVNLHVADRIAERARAHRAARGSDTDTADTTNTADTADTTNTADTADTTDTNT encoded by the coding sequence ATGACCGTGACGGGGTCCGACTCGTCCCGGACAGCGATCGTCCGGACGACGCACGCCGACGCCGCGCTCGTCGCGGCCGCGCTCGCGCCCGACGACACCGAGTCGATGGCGACCCGAGTCGACGGGGACGCGATCGCCTGTGAGATCGAGCGAGAGACGACCGGCGGGCTGCAGTCGACCGTCGACGACTACGTCGTGAACCTACACGTCGCAGACCGGATCGCGGAGCGCGCGCGGGCACACCGCGCCGCTCGCGGTTCGGACACAGACACAGCAGACACCACGAACACTGCAGACACAGCAGACACCACGAACACTGCAGACACAGCAGACACCACAGACACCAACACATGA
- a CDS encoding 30S ribosomal protein S3ae has product MSERSVSKSREQKRWYSVLAPEQFDRQEIGETLAEEPQQVVGRTITTTLGELTGDSGANNTKLTFKITDVGSDSAYTEFIKYELTRDYLRSLVRRGASKVEASITVLTTDDYRIRVQPVALTTKKADRSQEKAIRRVMIDKVNAAAADRTFESFVDAIVEGNLSSAVYGEAKTIYPLRRVEVQKLTLEARPSEVAAEEEAAVDVDADEVAVDADE; this is encoded by the coding sequence ATGAGCGAACGATCCGTATCCAAGAGCAGAGAACAGAAGCGCTGGTACTCCGTGCTAGCGCCCGAACAGTTCGACCGACAGGAGATCGGCGAGACCCTCGCCGAGGAGCCTCAGCAGGTCGTCGGCCGCACGATCACGACGACGCTCGGCGAACTCACCGGCGACTCCGGCGCGAACAACACCAAGCTGACGTTCAAGATCACCGACGTCGGCAGCGACTCGGCGTACACCGAGTTCATCAAGTACGAGCTGACGCGCGATTACCTGCGCTCTCTCGTCCGCCGCGGAGCCTCGAAGGTTGAGGCGTCGATCACCGTGCTGACGACGGACGACTACCGGATCCGCGTCCAGCCCGTCGCGCTGACGACGAAGAAGGCCGACCGGTCCCAGGAGAAGGCGATCCGCCGCGTCATGATCGACAAGGTCAACGCGGCCGCCGCGGACCGGACCTTCGAGTCGTTCGTCGACGCGATCGTCGAGGGTAACCTCTCGTCTGCGGTCTACGGCGAGGCGAAGACGATCTACCCGCTGCGCCGCGTCGAGGTCCAGAAGCTGACCCTCGAAGCGCGTCCGTCCGAGGTCGCCGCCGAAGAGGAGGCCGCCGTCGACGTCGACGCCGACGAAGTGGCGGTCGACGCCGACGAGTAA
- a CDS encoding DNA-directed RNA polymerase subunit L codes for MELRVIEKTDTELRIEVAGEDHTFMNVLKGVLLETDDVAAATYDVNPEQSGGQTEPVLTVKAESGDPLDLVGEAADSITDQTTALRDAVQAA; via the coding sequence ATGGAACTGCGGGTCATAGAAAAGACCGACACGGAACTCCGCATCGAGGTCGCCGGCGAGGACCACACCTTCATGAACGTGCTGAAGGGCGTCCTGCTGGAGACCGACGACGTCGCGGCCGCGACTTACGACGTGAATCCCGAGCAGTCCGGCGGACAGACGGAGCCGGTGTTGACGGTGAAAGCCGAGTCCGGCGATCCGCTCGATCTGGTCGGCGAGGCGGCGGACTCGATCACGGACCAGACGACCGCGCTTCGCGACGCGGTGCAGGCGGCCTGA
- a CDS encoding glycosyltransferase family 4 protein, whose protein sequence is MLGWGYPPNITGGLDVHVGELFSGLRDDLGVDATLVLPAEFAPDDEPGLEPVETGEGDVATRVERLSDRFAELASDHDVIHTHDWFGYAPGRQAARVSDATWVSSFHSLASDRNIDPPKREVETERRLANAADTNVAVSEIVREDIRELYDADARVVYNGFSTPTFSGKDVRADLGIDGEMLFFVGRHTDQKGISHLLYAMKKLRGRDTTLVVGGSGHQTEQLKRFTELLGIEERVEFVGYVPEEELGDYYAAADAFVSPSFAEPFGITITEALEAGTQVVATRSGVAEVLPDGCLVEVETDSESIVEGLITALDREEPPAYERREWSAVAEDTLAVYEDVA, encoded by the coding sequence ATGTTGGGATGGGGGTATCCGCCGAACATCACCGGCGGCCTCGACGTCCACGTCGGTGAACTGTTCTCCGGGCTTCGCGACGACCTCGGAGTCGACGCCACCCTGGTGTTGCCCGCGGAGTTCGCGCCGGACGACGAGCCGGGTCTCGAACCGGTCGAGACGGGCGAAGGCGACGTCGCAACGCGAGTCGAGCGCCTCAGCGACCGGTTCGCAGAACTCGCGTCCGACCACGACGTGATCCACACCCACGACTGGTTCGGCTACGCGCCCGGGCGACAGGCCGCTCGCGTGTCGGACGCGACGTGGGTGTCGTCGTTCCATTCGCTCGCGAGCGACCGGAACATCGACCCGCCGAAACGCGAGGTCGAAACGGAGCGTCGGCTCGCGAACGCGGCCGACACGAACGTCGCGGTCAGCGAGATAGTCCGCGAGGACATCCGAGAGCTGTACGACGCCGACGCTCGGGTCGTGTACAACGGCTTCTCGACGCCGACGTTCTCGGGGAAAGACGTGCGCGCGGACCTCGGAATCGACGGCGAAATGCTGTTCTTCGTCGGTCGCCACACGGACCAGAAGGGGATATCGCACCTGCTGTACGCGATGAAGAAGCTCCGCGGGCGCGACACGACGCTCGTCGTCGGCGGGTCCGGCCACCAGACAGAACAGCTGAAACGGTTCACAGAGCTTCTCGGCATTGAGGAGCGCGTCGAGTTCGTCGGCTACGTCCCCGAGGAGGAACTCGGCGACTACTACGCCGCCGCCGACGCGTTCGTCTCGCCTTCCTTCGCGGAGCCGTTCGGGATCACTATCACCGAGGCGCTTGAGGCCGGCACGCAGGTCGTCGCGACCCGCTCCGGGGTCGCAGAGGTGCTCCCAGACGGCTGTCTCGTCGAGGTCGAGACCGACTCGGAGTCTATCGTAGAGGGACTCATTACCGCGCTCGACCGCGAGGAACCGCCCGCGTACGAGCGCCGCGAGTGGTCGGCGGTCGCGGAGGACACGCTGGCGGTGTACGAAGACGTCGCCTGA
- a CDS encoding Single-stranded DNA binding protein, producing MDVNSHAEELASDLGVDKEEVKADLQNLLEYSVPIDEAKQSVRRKHGGGGGGSTPTPDSVDVGDITTDHDGVTVTVRVLTQGTRTIRYQGDDLTIREGEVADETDVVSYTAWQEFGFEPGDSLTIGNAGVREWDGEPELNLNDSTTVAIADEPVEVDREVGGDRSLVDIQAGDRGRNVEVRVLEAEEKTISGRDGETEIVEGVVGDETAKLPFTDWQPRSAVEPGADLRIEDVYVREFRGVPSLNLTEFSTVTPLPDPVAVAEEAPRLSVADAVASGGMFDVEVVGNVLEIRDGSGLIERCPECGRVVQNGQCRSHGAVDGEDDLRVKAILDDGTDTVTVVLDDELTAEVYGGGLDDALAAAQEAMDKSVVSDDIADETVGRAYRVRGNLSVDEYGATLDATEFAVADDDPTEAARAALAEVGE from the coding sequence ATGGACGTCAACAGCCATGCCGAGGAACTCGCCTCCGACCTCGGTGTCGACAAAGAGGAGGTCAAAGCCGACCTGCAGAATCTACTGGAGTACAGCGTCCCGATAGACGAGGCGAAACAGAGCGTTCGCCGGAAGCACGGCGGCGGGGGAGGGGGGTCGACGCCGACACCCGACTCCGTCGACGTCGGCGATATCACGACCGACCACGACGGCGTGACGGTCACCGTCCGCGTGCTCACGCAGGGGACTCGAACCATCCGCTATCAGGGGGACGATCTCACGATTCGCGAGGGAGAGGTCGCGGACGAGACCGACGTCGTCTCGTACACGGCGTGGCAGGAGTTCGGCTTCGAGCCGGGCGACTCGCTGACGATCGGCAACGCCGGCGTCCGCGAGTGGGACGGCGAGCCGGAGCTCAACCTCAACGACTCCACCACCGTCGCGATCGCCGATGAGCCGGTCGAAGTCGACCGCGAGGTCGGCGGCGACCGATCCCTCGTCGACATCCAGGCGGGCGACCGCGGTCGCAACGTCGAGGTCCGCGTGCTGGAGGCCGAAGAGAAGACGATCTCCGGACGCGACGGCGAAACGGAGATAGTCGAGGGCGTCGTCGGCGACGAGACGGCGAAGCTCCCCTTCACCGACTGGCAGCCGCGCTCCGCAGTCGAGCCCGGTGCCGACCTCCGGATAGAGGACGTGTACGTCCGGGAGTTTCGCGGCGTCCCCTCGCTCAACCTCACCGAGTTCTCGACGGTGACCCCGCTTCCCGATCCCGTCGCAGTCGCAGAGGAGGCCCCCCGTCTCTCCGTCGCCGACGCGGTCGCCTCCGGCGGGATGTTCGACGTCGAGGTCGTCGGAAACGTTCTCGAAATCCGGGACGGCTCCGGGCTCATCGAGCGCTGTCCGGAGTGCGGTCGCGTCGTCCAGAACGGCCAGTGTCGGAGCCACGGCGCGGTCGACGGCGAGGACGACCTGCGCGTGAAAGCGATCCTCGACGACGGGACAGACACCGTCACCGTCGTCTTGGACGACGAGCTGACCGCCGAGGTGTACGGCGGCGGACTCGACGACGCGCTCGCTGCGGCACAAGAGGCGATGGACAAGTCGGTCGTGTCCGACGACATCGCCGACGAGACCGTCGGTCGGGCGTACCGCGTCCGCGGGAACCTCTCCGTGGACGAGTACGGCGCGACGCTCGACGCGACGGAGTTCGCGGTCGCGGACGACGACCCGACAGAGGCCGCTCGCGCCGCGCTGGCGGAGGTGGGCGAATGA
- a CDS encoding metallophosphoesterase, whose product MARVEPVVGEPAAVADLGEERALLVADVHAGIEAGLRYERGVELDSRAGERRERLRALIDETDADRLVVLGDLAHRIAAPEGDEREELTELIRAVTDRVPMTLVEGNHDAGVAEAFADDLSVIGPAGGLLGGDVAVCHGHTWPGPGLLDADVVCSGHEHPQVRLEDAVGGSRVERAWLRGELDSAAFTGDRSELAEGSRDTDPPELVVFPAFNERSGGTWVNVEGQSFLAPFLPAALPDADAYLLDGTRLGDYRRV is encoded by the coding sequence ATGGCGCGCGTCGAGCCGGTCGTCGGCGAGCCGGCCGCGGTCGCGGACCTCGGGGAGGAACGGGCCCTCCTCGTCGCCGACGTCCACGCCGGCATCGAGGCGGGGCTCCGCTACGAGCGCGGCGTCGAACTCGACAGCCGAGCGGGCGAGCGGCGCGAACGGCTCCGCGCGCTTATCGACGAGACTGACGCCGACCGGCTCGTCGTCCTCGGCGACCTCGCCCACCGGATCGCCGCGCCGGAGGGAGACGAACGCGAGGAGCTGACGGAGCTGATCCGCGCTGTCACCGACCGCGTACCGATGACACTCGTCGAGGGGAACCACGACGCCGGCGTCGCGGAGGCGTTCGCGGACGACCTCAGCGTGATCGGCCCTGCGGGCGGACTGCTCGGCGGCGACGTCGCGGTCTGCCACGGCCACACATGGCCCGGTCCCGGCCTGCTCGACGCCGACGTGGTCTGTTCTGGCCATGAACACCCGCAGGTCCGGCTGGAGGACGCGGTCGGCGGCTCGCGCGTCGAGCGCGCGTGGCTCCGCGGCGAACTCGACTCCGCGGCGTTCACCGGGGATCGATCCGAACTCGCTGAGGGCTCCCGCGATACCGACCCGCCCGAACTCGTCGTCTTCCCGGCGTTCAACGAGCGGTCCGGCGGCACCTGGGTGAACGTGGAGGGGCAGTCGTTCCTCGCGCCGTTCCTCCCCGCGGCGCTGCCGGACGCGGACGCATACCTGCTCGACGGGACGCGGCTCGGCGACTACCGGCGAGTCTGA
- a CDS encoding putative phosphothreonine lyase domain-containg protein: protein MVTDRSPTAIDETGWHWLRVKHATGFPRQARDGYFPDHDVTRPAAAAEEDLPNIGLEAESIPADRETVRDADRLALETTYLSGKWLVERPAATVDDLWEAVVDDVAAGRFWDAKATTRAGREAFDETEHAVLVFTPNYFDRADVDRVRRRLREAHGVTEEIRYRPDVYTLDGVHEERIGALADSAASRFRT from the coding sequence ATGGTCACCGACCGCTCGCCCACGGCGATCGACGAGACCGGGTGGCACTGGCTCCGGGTCAAACACGCGACCGGGTTCCCCCGGCAGGCCCGCGACGGCTACTTCCCGGACCACGACGTGACGCGGCCGGCCGCGGCGGCCGAGGAGGATCTGCCGAACATCGGTCTCGAAGCGGAATCGATTCCGGCCGACCGCGAGACCGTCCGCGACGCCGACCGGCTCGCGCTGGAGACGACCTACCTGAGCGGGAAGTGGCTCGTCGAGCGTCCCGCGGCGACGGTCGACGATCTCTGGGAGGCGGTGGTCGACGACGTCGCAGCCGGGCGGTTCTGGGACGCGAAGGCGACGACCCGCGCCGGCCGCGAGGCGTTCGACGAGACGGAACACGCCGTGCTGGTGTTCACGCCGAACTACTTCGATCGGGCGGACGTCGATCGGGTTCGGCGTCGGCTCAGGGAGGCGCACGGAGTGACCGAAGAGATCCGATACCGCCCCGACGTCTACACGCTCGACGGAGTCCACGAGGAGCGGATCGGCGCGCTCGCAGATTCCGCCGCGTCGCGGTTCCGGACCTGA